GGAAACAAGGGGTAAGGTTATCCCTGTAGAGGTAAAAAATAATTCTATTAATACCTTTATCTATGGTCCGCGTATGAGGTCAGGAGAAGAAAATAAAATTCCTCTTAAAATAAGATTTTTATCAGAAAATATGATTGAAATCAATTTACAGGGAGGGAAGGTTATACTTAAGGAAAAAGAATGGAGTCAGTGGCAGAGAGTTTACTTTAAAACTGGCTTATTTAGTAAAACCTATGGAATAATTAGATTTTATTTAGGAAGTATAGAGCCAGAATTTGCTTTATATATGAGTCCAATAAATTTTGACCCCTGTAGTTCTATTTTTCCAATCTCTTATCCTAAAAATTATGCCAAAAAATTGGTAAAAAGAATTGGTTTTTATTATACCCAGGGTATGCCACACGATACCTGGGCGCTAACTGAGGATAGATTTGATGAGGAGGCATTTTTAGCACATGTAGATATTATTTTAGGAGAACGAAAAAGAATCCTAATAGAGGAGCTTAAGAGATTTAAAAAAGGTGTATTTTTCTTTTATTTTGATACCCTGGATGCAATTCAACATATGTTCTGGAGATATATTGATAAAAAACATCCGCTTTATGAAGAAAATTCTAAATACAAGGAGGTGATTTTTTATTATTATAAAAAAATAGATGAGATTTTAGGTGAGGTTATGGAGATGATGGGAGAGGAAACAAATTTGATTATTTTTTCTGACCATGGATTTGGGCCTTTTCGCAAAACGGTTAATCTGAATCGCTGGCTTTTGGAAGAAGGTTATTTGGTTTTAAAAGAAGGTTTTTCTGAAGGGAAAGAATTTTTTGAGAATGTGGATTGGACAAGAACACGTGCCTATGCTTTGGGATTTGGTGGAATATATTTGAATAAAACAGGAAGAGAAAAAATGGGGATAGTAAAAAAAGAAGAGGAATGGGTATTAAAGAAAGAGATTTCTAAAAAACTGGGAAATTGGCATGACCCAAAGACTGGAGAGAGGGTAATAAGTAAAGTTTATCTAAATGAAGAAATTTTTTCTGGGCTATACGCTCATGAAGGGCCTGATTTGTTTGTAGGAACCAATTCTGGATACCGTGTCTCTTGGAAGACCGCTTTGGGTATAGTTCCTCAGGATTTAATTGAAGATAATTTTAAGAAATGGAGTGGTGACCATTTAATTGACCCGGAGTTAGTTCCAGGAGTGATTTTTATCAATAAGAAGGTTGAACTAAACCAACCTCATATTACCGACATAATTTCTAATTTGATAAATAATTTTGACAAAATAGGACAGTCCTTAATTGTAAAATTATGAAGTTTAAAATTATTGTACTATTTCTTCTTTTACTTTTTGGAAATACTCCTCGGATTCGGCCTTCACAGCCTAAGAGACTAAATGTGATTCTCATTACCGTAGACTCCCTAAGACCAGACCACTTGGGTTGCTATGGGTATAAAAGAAATACCTCACCCAATATTGATAGATTAGCAAATGAAGGAGTGGTATTTACTCAGGCTATTGCTCAAGGACCTGCCACCATTCCCTCATTACCTTCCTTATTTTATTCCAATTATTTTAGAAGCGGAGACTGGGGTAAAGATTTGGCTGATGTAAAAGAAGTTGATATTTCTTTCTCTAATCTGGCAGAAATCTTGAGAACTAATGGATATTTTACTGTTTTTATCTGTGCTCATTCAGTTATACCGGAGATAAAGGCTTTTCAGAAGGGATGGGATAATTTAATAAAATTTAAAAATAGGAAACCCAATGCTAAAATAGTTACTCAAAAAGCTATAGAGTTTATAAAGAGATCCGGTAACCAACCGTTCTTTGTCTGGATTCATTATATGGATGCCCATGCTCCTTATATAGTGCCTTATAAATATAAAAAATTATTTATTGGAGACAAATTTTATTTACCTCCTAAGAGGGTTAGCATAGTAAATAACAAAGAAGGAAGGGGTGGTATTTATAAGCCTTTGGTTTATAAAGGAATCACGGATCTAAGCTATTATATTGCTCAATACGACGCTGCTATAAAGTATATTGATGACCAGATATGGTTAATTATTAAAGAATTGTTCAGATTCGGCTTAGAAAATAATACATTAATAATCATAACCGCAGACCATGGAGAAGCCTTTGGAGAACATGGTTTCTTTTTAGTTCATAGTTATGCCTTATTTGATGAATTCATAAAGGTTCCTCTAATTATAAAGATACCTTCCGTAACCCTTGGAGGGAAAATAATTGACAAGCAGGTTCAACTTGTGGATATAGTTCCTACTATTTTAGATATTTTGAAAATCGATAATAATTATAAAATGGAAGGGATTAGTCTTTTACCGTTGATTTTTACAGGAGAAGGATATAATAGAGAATATGCTTTTAGTACAGCGGGAATAATGAGTTGTATAAGAACTTCGGGGTGGAAATTGATACTTTATGAAGACACGCAAAGAGGGAATAGTTATTTTTTGTTTAACTTGAAAAAGGATAAGGATGAGTTAGTAAATTTAATGGGTTTTAGAAATAACCAATTTGAATTTCTAAGACAAATATTGGATAATTGTTTGAAGAGAGTTAGTTTTGATTTTATTGTAGGCAATTCATTGGATAGAGGAGTAAAGGAAAGATTAAAAAGTTTAGGGTATGTTCAATAAAGTATAATTTTACAAAACAGGACTGTCCTTAATTGTAAAATTAGATGGATAATTTGAATTTGATAGAGGAAGGAAAGATTAAACGGTATTTCAATTTGAAATATAGAATTATTTATCCTGAGGCAATTTATCATATAACCCAACGTGCTCCAGGGATGGAGCAGATATTTTTGGAGCGTGCTGACTATTTATATATGCTCCATCTGCTTAAGGAAAAATCAAGGGAATTTAAGTTAGATGTCTATGCTTATGCTTTCCTTCCCAACCATATACATCTTTTATTAAAGATTACTGAACCCAATTTAAGTAAGGCTCTTAAGAATATTTTTGAAACCTATGCCATATATTTTAATAAAAAATATCAGAGAAAAGGGCATGTTTTTTGTGGCAGATTTAGAGCTTCATTATGTTTAGACGAAGCTTATTTTCTTGTTGCCTCACTTTACATCCATCTCAATCCTTATAAAGCTGGTTTAGCCCAAGAACCTGATAAATATCCTTGGTCCTCTTGTTCGTTATATACACAGCTTGGATCAAAGAAATCATTTATAAAGACAGAGATTATACTTAATTTATTGAACGAAGAGGAAAATGAAGCAAAAAAGAGATATTTTGAGTTAATTTTAGAGGGAATGGGTTTAGAGATGGAGAATATTTTTGAAAATCCCAAGGTTGTAATCTCTTTGAGAAATAGACTATCTAAGAAAATTAAAGATTTGGCTAGATTAATTATGAAAAACGATTTATTTGTTGATGAAGATTTAAAAGAAGAAATCCAAAAATTTCAGAAAAAGAAAAAGATAAAAACACCTGAAGAATTGAACGCAAGAAAGTATCTGATTAAGCAACTTTTTAATAGAGGGTTTAGCATTTCCGAGATTGCTGAGAAATTGGGTAAGACAAGGCAGAGTATTTATTACAATTTGACAAAATAGGACAGTCCTTAATTGTAAAATTATGAAGATAGTTTTGGCAAATTCTATTGGAAAAGATAAAAATGGTTTTTATATAATACACTCTCCTTCACGCTGGTCAGAAGGGGTTAAGTCTTTGTATAACTGGTTTGCCTATTACCCCTGGGAATTGGCTTATACCTCTTCACTTCTAAAGAGAGAAACAAATCATAAAGTTAAATTAGTTGACGGTTGCCTGGAGAGATTTGATTTAGAAAACTATTATAGAAAGATATTACAGGAAAAGCCAAATTGGTTAATTATGGAATCCGCTACAAGGATGATTGAAGAAAATTTAGAATTGGCTATAAAGATTAAAAAAAAATTAGGGACAAAGATTGTTTTTGTTGGTCAGCATGCTTCAGCATTTCCAGAAGAATTAATCAATAAAGGAGTAGATTATGTTTGTATTGGCGAATACGAATTAACGGTTTTAGAACTATTACAAGGTAAAGACCCTAAAAATATTTTAGGGCTTTACCAAAATCCCAGAAGACCCCTCTTAGATATAAATTATTTACCTTTTCCTGAAGATGAAGATGTTAGGCGTATTGATTACGGTATCCCTGGAGAGCCATCTTCAGAATATATAGAGATTCAGATGTATGCTTCTCGTGGATGCCCCAGGTCTTGCAATTTTTGTGTAGCAAGGAATATTTATTATGCTCAAGCTAACTGGCGTCCCAGAAAAATTGAGAATATAATTTCTGAAATAAAATATTTAAAAAATAGATATCATCAAATGGAGGGAATATTTTTTGATGAAGAGGTGCATAATGTAAATAGAGATTTTGTATTGAATTTATGCCAGGCAATAAAAGAGAATGGTTTAAATAAACTTCATTATGAGGCGATGTGCGATATCTGGTTTATGGATGAAGAGGTGCTTGAGGCAATGCGTGAAGCGGGATATTATAAGATTAGATTTGGCATTGAAACTGCAAGCGAAGCAGTTGCTAATGGAATTAATAAACAATTAGACTTGAAAAAGTTATTCCTTTTGCTTAACCGAGCAAAGGAAATAGGTTTTAAAAACTACGGAACATTTATGTTTGGTGCATGGAATTCTACAAAAGAGAACGATTTAGAGACTATAGACCTAATGAAGAGATTAATTATTAATGGTCTTCTTGATAATACCCAGATTTCTATCTGCACACCCCAACCTGGGACAAAATTCTATAGATTGGTAAAGGAAAAAGGTTATTTGGTAGAAAATGATTATTCTAAATTTGATGGAGGAAATTTCAGTGTAGTAAGTTATCCAAAATATAAAAAGGAAGAAATTGAAGAAATAAAAAATTTAGCCTTGAAAATAAGAGACCATTTATATTTTGTCTATCGCTTTAAAACTTGCTTATGGCTTAATTGGCTAATTTATATATGGAAAAAATACGGATTTTGGAAAACAACTAAAAAAATCTTTATCCGTTTTTTGAAGGAACTTAACTTTTTATGGCAAAAATTTCAATAATCATTGTGACTTGTAATGCGATAAAAATAATTAAAGATTGCCTTGATTCAGTCTTTCTACAGGATTTTAAGGATTTTGAGGTGATTGTAGTGGACAATAACTCTTTAGATAGGACAAAAGAATTTATAAAAGATAATTTTCCTCAGGTAAAATTGATTGAAAATAAAAAAAATTTAGGATTTTGTCGGGCAAATAATCAGGGGATTGAAATTGCAAGAGGGGAATTTATTCTTACACTAAATAGTGATGTGGTTTTAGAAAATAATTTTCTAACTGAGTTAATAAAGGCAGCAGAAGAGAC
The DNA window shown above is from Candidatus Omnitrophota bacterium and carries:
- a CDS encoding alkaline phosphatase family protein, with product MKKKIIILGIDAMDPKITEGLISEGKLPNFSKLKDMGSYSRLKTTVPAESIVCWTSFSTGSNPGGHGIFDFIMRDPKTYIPYLSLNEVKEERWLLFKKLKIENRNKGKNFWEILSEKNVPCQIYFCPNTFPAKPLKGTMLSGMGVPDLYGVIGRFSFYTTKPLLDEDKETRGKVIPVEVKNNSINTFIYGPRMRSGEENKIPLKIRFLSENMIEINLQGGKVILKEKEWSQWQRVYFKTGLFSKTYGIIRFYLGSIEPEFALYMSPINFDPCSSIFPISYPKNYAKKLVKRIGFYYTQGMPHDTWALTEDRFDEEAFLAHVDIILGERKRILIEELKRFKKGVFFFYFDTLDAIQHMFWRYIDKKHPLYEENSKYKEVIFYYYKKIDEILGEVMEMMGEETNLIIFSDHGFGPFRKTVNLNRWLLEEGYLVLKEGFSEGKEFFENVDWTRTRAYALGFGGIYLNKTGREKMGIVKKEEEWVLKKEISKKLGNWHDPKTGERVISKVYLNEEIFSGLYAHEGPDLFVGTNSGYRVSWKTALGIVPQDLIEDNFKKWSGDHLIDPELVPGVIFINKKVELNQPHITDIISNLINNFDKIGQSLIVKL
- a CDS encoding sulfatase; the encoded protein is MKFKIIVLFLLLLFGNTPRIRPSQPKRLNVILITVDSLRPDHLGCYGYKRNTSPNIDRLANEGVVFTQAIAQGPATIPSLPSLFYSNYFRSGDWGKDLADVKEVDISFSNLAEILRTNGYFTVFICAHSVIPEIKAFQKGWDNLIKFKNRKPNAKIVTQKAIEFIKRSGNQPFFVWIHYMDAHAPYIVPYKYKKLFIGDKFYLPPKRVSIVNNKEGRGGIYKPLVYKGITDLSYYIAQYDAAIKYIDDQIWLIIKELFRFGLENNTLIIITADHGEAFGEHGFFLVHSYALFDEFIKVPLIIKIPSVTLGGKIIDKQVQLVDIVPTILDILKIDNNYKMEGISLLPLIFTGEGYNREYAFSTAGIMSCIRTSGWKLILYEDTQRGNSYFLFNLKKDKDELVNLMGFRNNQFEFLRQILDNCLKRVSFDFIVGNSLDRGVKERLKSLGYVQ
- a CDS encoding transposase — protein: MDNLNLIEEGKIKRYFNLKYRIIYPEAIYHITQRAPGMEQIFLERADYLYMLHLLKEKSREFKLDVYAYAFLPNHIHLLLKITEPNLSKALKNIFETYAIYFNKKYQRKGHVFCGRFRASLCLDEAYFLVASLYIHLNPYKAGLAQEPDKYPWSSCSLYTQLGSKKSFIKTEIILNLLNEEENEAKKRYFELILEGMGLEMENIFENPKVVISLRNRLSKKIKDLARLIMKNDLFVDEDLKEEIQKFQKKKKIKTPEELNARKYLIKQLFNRGFSISEIAEKLGKTRQSIYYNLTK
- a CDS encoding B12-binding domain-containing radical SAM protein, producing MKIVLANSIGKDKNGFYIIHSPSRWSEGVKSLYNWFAYYPWELAYTSSLLKRETNHKVKLVDGCLERFDLENYYRKILQEKPNWLIMESATRMIEENLELAIKIKKKLGTKIVFVGQHASAFPEELINKGVDYVCIGEYELTVLELLQGKDPKNILGLYQNPRRPLLDINYLPFPEDEDVRRIDYGIPGEPSSEYIEIQMYASRGCPRSCNFCVARNIYYAQANWRPRKIENIISEIKYLKNRYHQMEGIFFDEEVHNVNRDFVLNLCQAIKENGLNKLHYEAMCDIWFMDEEVLEAMREAGYYKIRFGIETASEAVANGINKQLDLKKLFLLLNRAKEIGFKNYGTFMFGAWNSTKENDLETIDLMKRLIINGLLDNTQISICTPQPGTKFYRLVKEKGYLVENDYSKFDGGNFSVVSYPKYKKEEIEEIKNLALKIRDHLYFVYRFKTCLWLNWLIYIWKKYGFWKTTKKIFIRFLKELNFLWQKFQ